AGTGCCAGAACAGGCTCAGGCAGCTCAGACGGGTCTTGTTGGTCGCCGTCAGGCCATGCTTGTTGACCTGGTACATCATGATGCCCATCCAGATCAGACCCGCGGATACGTGCAGACCGTGGGTACCGACCAGGGTGAAGAACGCGGACAGGAAGCCCGAACGGCTAGGACCGAAGCCCTCGGAGATCAGCAGGTGGAACTCGTTGATCTCCATGGCGATAAAGCCGGCGCCGAGCAGGAAGGTCATGAACAGCCAACCCAGAACCTGCTGCTTTTTACCTTTGAACAACGCCAGCATGGCGAAGCCGTAGGTGATCGAACTGAACAACAGCAGAGCGGTTTCGCCCAGCACGTATGGCAGTTCGAAGATGTCGTGGCCCGACGGGCCACCGGCAACGTTGTTTACCAGTACTGCGTACACCGCGAAGATCGACGCAAACAGAATGCAGTCGGTCATCAGGTAGAGCCAGAAACCGTATACGGTCATCTCGCCCGAGTCGTGGTGATGGTCATCGTGCCCATGGTCACCATGGGCGTGTCCGGCATTGGTCACTAAATTCGACATGGTTTAAGCCTGTTCCAACGAGGTTTCAACACGGGTGGCACCGGCCGGGATTTTCCCTGCCGCAACCAGACGCTTGTGCTGCTCGGCTTCGATGCGCTCGATCGTTTCAACCGGAACCATATAGCCCTGGTCGTCACGTGCAGCGTGGATCACGAAGTAGACGACAGTGCCTACCAGGCTCGCGATTGCCAGCCACCAGATGTGCCAGATCATCGCGAAACCGAAGACGGTCAACAGCGCGCCCATCACTACGCCAGTGGCGGTGTTGTTCGGCATGTGGATCGGCTCGTACTTGGCCGGACGCTGGTACGCAGTACCGTTTTCCTTGGCTTCGGTGAACGGGTCGATGCAGTCAGCCTTAGGCAGCACAGCGAAGTTGTAGAACGGAGGTGGCGACGAGGTCGACCATTCCAGGGTGTGCGCATTCCACGGGTCACCGTGATCGCAAACGTTCTCTGGCTTGTTGCGGTCACGCACCGACACGTACAGCTGGATCAGCTGGCAAGCGATACCGACAGCGATCATCACCGCACCGAACATGGCAACGTACAGGTACGGTACCCACTCAGGGTTGGTGGTGGCGTTCAGACGACGGGTCATGCCCATGAAGCCCAGTGCATAGAGCGGCATGAACGCGACGAAGAAGCCGGAGATCCAGAACCAGAACGCTGCTTTACCCCAGCCTTCGTGCAGCTTGAAGCCGAACGCTTTCGGGAAGTAGAACGCGAAACCTGCGATGTAACCGAATACCGCACCGCCGATGATCACGTTGTGGAAGTGCGCGATCACGAACAGGCTGTTGTGCAGAACGAAGTCAGCACCCGGAATGGCCAGCAGTACGCCGGTCATGCCGCCGATGGCGAAGGTCACCATGAAGCCCAGGGTCCACAGAACCTGGCTGGTGAAGCGCAGACGGCCCTGGTAGATGGTGAACAGCCAGTTGAATAGCTTCACACCCGTCGGGATGGAAATCAGCATCGTCGCCAGACCGAAGAAGGCGTTGACGCTTGCACCCGAACCCATGGTGAAGAAGTGGTGCAGCCAAACCATGAAGCCCAGTACCGAGATCGCGCCCGAAGCGTAGATCATCGAGTGGTGGCCGAACAGTTTCTTGCCGGTGAACGCCGAGATCACTTCCGAGAAGATGCCGAATGCCGGCAGGATCAGGATGTATACCTCAGGGTGGCCCCAGGCCCAGAACAGGTTGACGTACATCATTGGATTGCCACCAAGTTCATTGGTGAAAATGTGGAAATCCATGTAACGGTCAAGGGTCAGCAGTGCCAGGGTAGCGGTCAGGATCGGGAACGAAGCCACGATCAGGACGTTAGCCCAGGTGCAGGTCCAGGTGAAGATCGGCATGTCCATCAGCTTCATGCCAGGGGTACGCATTTTCAGCACGGTGGCCAGGAAGTTGACCCCCGTCAGCGTCGTACCTAACCCGGATAGCTGTAGCGCCCAGATGTAGTAATCCATCCCCACGCCAGGACTGTATTGCAGGCCCGACAGCGGCGGATAGGCAACCCAACCGGTCTTGGCGAATTCGCCGACGCCCAGGGACAGGTTGATCAGCACAACGCCGGACACCAGCAGCCAGAAGCTCAGGGAGTTCAGGAACGGGAAGGCAACGTCACGCGCGCCGATCTGCAGCGGCACTGCAAGGTTCATCAGGCCGGTGAAGAATGGCATCGCCATGAAGATGATCATGATCACACCGTGAGCGGTGAAGATCTGGTCATAGTGTTCAGGCGGCAGGTAGCCAGGCGAACCCTCGGTGGCCATGGCCAACTGGGTACGCATCATGATGGCGTCGGCAAAACCGCGCAGCAACATGACCATGGCGACGATGATGTACATCACGCCGATTTTCTTGTGGTCGACCGACGTCAGCCACTCGGTCCACAAGTAAGTCCACTTCTTGAAGTAAGTGATTGCAGCGAACAGCGCCAGACCACCGAGGGCGATCATGGCGATGGTCACCATCACGATCGGCTCGTGGAATGGGACTGCTTCCCAACTTAATTTACCAAACATCGTTTACTCCTCTGCCCCGGCAGCTGAATGCGAACTCGAGTCAATTTCCGTGGCCGCCACTTCTTTCTCTTTCTTCTCGTGCTTCAGCGGCTTGCCCGGCTTCATACCTTCGTACTTGTCGACGATGATCTGGAACTGGTTCGGCGTGACCGAGGAGTAGAGCTCGACTGGGTTGTTCTGGCTCGGCTTGGCAAGGGCTGCGTATTCAGCCTGATCAAGCTGTTTAGGTGACTTCTTGACTTCACTGACCCAGGCGTCGAAATCTTCCTGAGTGGTTGAGATGGCTTTGAACTTCATGCCGGTGAAACCCGCGCCGCTGTAGTTGGCGGAGATACCGTCCATTTCAGCGTTACGGTCAGCGATCAGGTGCAGCTTGGTCTGCATGCCCGCCATCGCGTAGATCTGGCCGCCCAGACCCGGGATGAAGAACGAGTTCATCACGGCGTCGGAGGTGATCTTGAAGTTGATTGGCGTGTGCGCCGGGAACACGATCTTGTTGACCGTGGCAATGCCTTGTTCCGGGTAGATGAACAGCCACTTCCAGTCCAGCGCGACCACTTCGATGGTCACAGGCTTGACGTCGGATTCAATCGGACGATACGGGTCCAATTCGTGGGTCGAAATGTAGGTGATGTAACCCAGGGCAATGATGATCAGCACCGGGATGGTCCAGACAGCCACTTCGATTTTGGTCGAGTGCGACCATTTCGGGGTGTAGATGGCGTCTTTGTTGGAGGCGCGGTACTTCCAGGCGAACAGGAAGGTCATGACGATGACCGGCACCACAACCAACAGCATCAGCAGGGTCGCGGTGATGATCAGGTTGCGCTGTTCCAGGCCAACCTGGCCCGTTGGATTGAGCAAGGTCATGTTGCAGCCTCCCAGCAACAACGTGCCGAGCAGCGGCACTAGGCCTAGTAATCTGGGGTACCTGTTTTTACTCATCTCACGACCTCTAAAGCAGCTTGCGCAATGCAGTTGGGTTTTGATCGCCAACACTTCACCCTGCCAAGGGTTGGCATTTTCTTTGGATTGAATAAGGGCCGCCCGTCGCGCGTCAGACGCTCGACAAAACCTGGGACAGCGGTCAGTTCTTATTCGAATTCGTGGTCAAAGGCCTTGTTACAGACCAATTCCATTTGGTGCGGAAAGTTGGAAGGCACCGACACCTGGGTGTCTTGAAAGCCTCACGACTTACTCGACACCCGACTTCCTGCTCGCCTCCTTAATAAAGGCTGAACAGTGCCGGGAATTCAGTGCGGGCGATTGTAGATAGGTAGCGCCCTATACACCATGTCTTATCCCGAAATAATTTTTATCCGTTCGAGCAACAATCCATCGCCATTTTTGCAAAAGTGCCGCATGTTATCGAAATCGATTCTCAACAAAAACACCAAATTTTGTAGGTGTACACGCCTCAGTTCAGACAGCTCTGAAGGCATTTACTGAATGCCCGATCAGCGCAAAGCCCGATACTCCAAGGCTTCTGGCCATTTGCCTGCGCTTGTTAAAACTGCCTGATCTGGCACACGCGTGCAAAAGCCAAAAATCAATGAAACTGACCAATCCTTTTTTGTAACAGCGCACCAATCCGTGTCGCTGCGACGGCCTGCGACACGGCCTGTGTGACAACATGTCGCACATCTGCCGCACCCTCCCTTGCCATTCGTCACGGTGTTTTCACAAACACTCTGAAATGCAAAACGCCCCGATTTGCTGATACGCAAATCGAGGCGTTTTCTGTATCGGCCAATGAGCCGAATAGTTGATTCAGCGCAGTGCTTTTCGGTTACGCGAGGTCAGCAGCGGCACCAGGATCACCACCAGCACGAACGCCACCAGCGCCCATTGCGCCAGCGACAGACCGAGGATCGGCGGGTACGGGGTCGAGCAGAAACCGTCGACCTGGAAGCCCAGCGGGAAGATCTTCGCCAGCGGCAGATCATCGACAATCGGCTGCAACACATCGATACCGCAGCTCACCGCCGGATAGAACTGGGTGTACACGTGATGCCCCGCCACACCGGCGCCGGCAATCGCGCAAATCACCACCAGCGCTTCGAACACGGTAATGCTGCGCTTGGTCCGCATGGCCGCGCCGATGAACGCGAACAGCGCGATCAGCAGCAACGCATAGCGCTGCAAGATGCACAGTGGGCACGGCGCCTCGCCGAGCACGATCTGCATGTACAGCGCGCCCCCTATCAACGCCAGGCAGATGATGCCCAGCAGCACCAGAAAGCGCCGCTCACGTCCCAGTCGAATCGTTTCCTCGCTCATCGCGTTTCCCTTATATGTCCATGGTTCAGCTGGCCGGCGGCTGCGCTTGCAGTTGCGCCATCAGGCTGATGTTGTCTTCGATATGCCAATTGGCCGCGATGCGACCGTTGTCGATCTGATAGATATCGGTTGCCCGGAAGTCTACACGCTGCCCCTGCCCTTTGAGAGCCTTGAACGTGCCAGTGAAATGCCCGCGAAAGTGCAAATGCACTACCACGCGATCACCGGCGACGATCATTTGCTCGATCTCGCAACTCAAGTCAGGCACCGCCGTGCGAAAAAACTTCGACGCCAGCAATGGCCCGGTCGGCCCCTGCACCCGACCTTCGGGTGGGGTCTTGTCGACAAACTGCGGCGACAAGGCGGCGGTGGCCAAGGCCTCTTCACCGCTGTTCCAGAAACTGCCATAACGCCGCGCCGCCAGCTCCATGGCTTGCGCCTGTGCCTTGGGCAGGCTCTGATCGACAATCAGGGTCTGCGGTGTGATCAAGGCCGATTCGGCAGAGGCAAACGGACTGGCCAGCAAAGCGGCCGACAGGCCCAGAGCGGCAAGGCTGAAATGACGGGACAAGGTGAGGTGCGACATGAGGGCGATCCTGATCAGGTAAACGAACGAGCGCCTATCATCAGCATCGGGGAATAAACGATAAACCGGTTAAGAAACGATTAACCTTTAAACAGAATTTAATAATAGAGACCGCGTAACGGCCTTCGCGAGCAGGCTCGCTCCCACATTGGATCTGCGTTGAACACAAACCTGTGGGAGCGAGCCTGCTCGCGAATGAAGGCGACGCGGTTTCAGATCACTCCAAAGCAGACGCCGGTCCAAAGAACTCATAACGGCTCTGCTTCTGCGGCACACCCAGCGCCTTCAGGTGGCGCTTGATCGCCCCCATGAAACCTTTCGGCCCAAGAAAGTAAGCGTCGACGTCACGCTGCGCCGGCAGCCATTCGCCGAGCAACTCCTCGCTCAACAGCCCGACCTTGTCCGCCGCCGGGCTCACGCCGTCGTCTTCGGCGTAGCAGTAGAAACGCTTGAGTTGTGGATGACGCGCCGCCAAGCCATCGATCCAATCGCGGAACGCGTGGACGCTGCCATTGCGCGCGCAGTGGATAAAGTGCACCGGGCGCTCAGTCTCCAGCGCCGCTTCCAGCATCGCCAGCGTGGGGGTGATGCCGACACCGCCACTGATCAGCACCAAAGGCTTGTCACTGGTGGTCAGGGTGAACTCACCCGATGGCGGGAACAGCTGAATGCTCGCGCCAACATGCAGTTGATCATGCAAGTGGTTGGAGGCACGGCCGCCTGGTTCGCGTTTGACGCTGATGCGGTACTGGCCGTTGTTCGCCAGCGCCGACAGTGAGTAGTTACGGCGGATTTCTTCGCCGTCGAGGAACAGCTTCATACCGATGTACTGACCCGGTTCGGCCGCGAGGATCGGGCCTTTGTCCGCTGGCTCAAAGTAGAACGAAGTGATTTCCGCGCTCTCCTCGACCTTGGCCGCCACAATGAACTCCCGGGCGCCGCGCCAGCCGCCGACAGCTTGCTCTTTCTGCTCGTAGATAGCGGCCTCGGCGCCGATCAGAATGTCGGCCAATTGCCCGTAAGCCGCGCCCCACGCGCTCATGACTTGCGGCGTGGCAATCTCTTCGCCCAATACTTCGGAGATGGCGCGCAGCAGGCAGGCACCCACAATCGGGTAGTGCTCTGGGAGGATTTGCAGAGCGACGTGCTTGTTGATGATCTTCGCGACCAGATCGCCCAACTGGTCGAGCTGGTCGATATGCCGTGCGTACATCAGCACGCCATTAGCCAACGCACGCGGCTGGTCCCCACTGACCTGGTGCGTCTGGTTGAACAACGGGCGCACTTCCGGGTATTCGGCGAGCATCATGCGGTAGAAGTGCGTGATCAGCGCCTCGCCGCCGCTTTCCAGCAGGGGCACGGTGGATTTGATGATGGCACGATCCTGGACGCTGAGCATAAGGGTGACTCCTGAGCTTCATGAAAAAGTTACCTAAGGCTTATCAGTTTCCATGCCAACTAATTAATGCATATAAATCAGTAACTTGAGAATATTGTAGTCAAATCGACTCAAAGCCTTATATAGTCATCCCGACTACATCTTGTCTCTTTGACTACAAAGCCATGTCCGCCAAATCCCTGCTCACCGCTTTGCTTCCCCTCGTATCCGACCTCTCACGCGAACTGCCCGAGGGTGAGCGCTACCGACGCCTGCTCGAAGCCATGCGCGCCCTGCTGCCGTGCGATGCCGCCGCGTTGTTGCGCCTCGACGGCGAATCGCTGGTGCCATTGGCAGTCGACGGGTTGAGCACTGACACCCTGGGCCGCCGTTTCAAAGTCAGCGAACACCCGCGCTTTGAGGTGTTGCTGGCAGGTAAAGGCCCGACCCGGTTTGCCGCCGACAGCGATTTGCCCGACCCCTACGACGGTTTGGTCGATGGACTGGACGATCACCTCGAAGTCCACGATTGCCTCGGCTGCCCGTTGTTTGTCGATGAAAAGCTCTGGGGCTTGATCACTCTCGACGCTCTCGACCCCGAGCGCTTCGAGCCGATCGAACTCGACGCCCTGCAAGCCTTCGCCAGCCTCGCCTCGGCCACGGTCAACGCCGCCGAGCGCATCGAGCGCCTGGCGATCCGCGCTGAAGACGAGCATCAGCGCGCCGAGGTCTACCGTCAGGCCAGCGGTCAGCAGAACCGCGAAATGATCGGCCAGAGCAAGGCGCACAAACATCTGGTGGAAGAAATCAATCTGGTCGGCGGCAGCGATCTGACCGTGCTGATCACGGGTGAAACCGGGGTCGGCAAAGAGCTGGTAGCCCAAGCGATTCACGCCGCCTCCAAGCGTGCCGACAAACCCATCATCAGCCTCAACTGCGCCGCCTTGCCGGACACACTGGTGGAAAGCGAATTGTTCGGCCACGTGCGCGGCGCCTTCACCGGCGCCACCAACGACCGGCGCGGCAAGTTCGAACTGGCCAATGGCGGCACATTGTTTCTCGATGAAGTCGGCGAGTTGTCGCTGACCGTGCAGGCCAAGTTGCTGCGGGTGTTACAGAGCGGCCAGTTGCAGCGCCTGGGTTCGGACAAGGAGCATCAGGTCGACGTGCGCCTGATCGCCGCGACCAACCGCGATCTGGCCGAAGAAGTGCGCAGTGGCCGCTACCGTGCCGACTTTTATCATCGTCTGAGCGTGTACCCGTTGCGGGTGCCGGCCCTGCGTGATCGCGGGAGGGATGTGTTGCTGCTCAGCGGTTTCTTCCTCGAACAGAACCGCTCGCGCATGGGCCTTAACAGCCTGCGGCTCACCAGCGACGCTCAGGAAGCCCTGCTCGCCTACACTTGGCCGGGCAACGTGCGCGAACTGGAACACTTGATCGGCCGCAGTGCGTTGAAGGCCTTGGGCAACTGCAAGGTGCGGCCGAAGATCCTTAGCCTGAGTGCGGCGGATCTGGATCTGCCGGGCGAGGTTGTGGATAACTCGGCTGAGCCGGTTGCCGGGGTTGTCGCGGCGATGCCGTTGATCAGCGGGGATTTGCGCAGTGCGACCGAGGAATATCAGCGGCGATTGATCAGTGCAGCGCTGGAGCGCAATCAGGATAACTGGGCGAGTGCGGCGCGGGAGTTGGGGCTCGATAGAGCAAATCTGGGGCGCATGGCCAAGCGGTTGGGGATGAAATAAAAGCACAGATCGCAGCCTTCGGCAGCTCCTACAGAGATCACCTGTCCCGGTAGAAGCTGCCGAAGGCTGTGAGCTTTTGATCTTCAACTGCCCAAAGGCACTAAAGCCTGCCCCCGACAAGTCGATAACCCGGCATCAATAGTTTTTGGCGATTTCCACCCTCGCCCATCACCTTTTTCCAGAGAAGGTTTTTATGTCCTCCACCAAAGCCCGCGCAGACTCACTTTCGCTTCTGCTGTTTACCTTGCGCAGCGGCAAGCTGATGGCGATCAACCTGCTGAAAGTCAGTGAAATCATCCCCTGCCCGCCGCTGACCAAAATGCCGGAGTCGCACCCACACGTTAAAGGCATTGCGACCCTGCGCGGCGCTTCGTTGTCGGTGATCGATCTCAGCCGCGCCATCGGCGAGCGTCCACTGGAAGACCCGAACGGCGGCTGCCTGATCGTCACCGACGTCAGCCGTTCGAAGCAGGGTCTGCACGTGCAGGCCGTGAGCAAGATCGTCCATTGCCTGACCACCGACATCAAGCCACCGCCGTTCGGTTCCGGCGGCTCACGCGCCTACATCACTGGCGTGACCTCAGTGGACGGCACACTGGTGCAAGTGCTGGACATCGAAAAAGTCATCCACAGCATCGCCCCGGCGCAGATCGAAATGGCCCCGACCGACCTGTCCATGGAAGACGCCGATGTACTCGGCAACGCGCGGATTCTGGTGGTCGACGACAGCCAGGTAGCGCTGCAGCAATCGGTGCACACCCTGCGCAACCTCGGTCTGCAATGCCACACCGCGCGAAGCGCCAAGGAAGCCATCGACTGCCTGCTCGACCTGCAAGGGACCGCACAGCAAATCAACCTGATCGTCTCCGACATCGAAATGTCCGAGATGGACGGCTACGCCTTCACCCGCACCCTGCGCGAGACGCCGGACTTCGCCCACCTTTACGTGCTGCTGCACACCTCGCTCGACAGCGCGATGAACAGCGAAAAAGCCCGACTGGCCGGGGCCAACGCGGTGCTGACCAAGTTCTCCTCGCCGGAACTGACTCAGCGCCTGATCGAAGCGGCCAAACACGTCGCCGCCAACGGGCACTGAGTGTTGGCCGAGACGTATTGCTTTTTGATGCGGCGCGATCTGCGGGCAGACGCGCCGGATATCTGCTGGCCAGAAGGTATTGAAGTCAGCACTTACCGACCGGAGTTGGCGAACGCCGTGCATCAATTGATGCAACTCGGTTACCGCGAAGGTGGCGGCCGGGTGCCGGCGCTCGACGTCTGGCAGCAGCGGTTTGAAAGCGATCCTGAATACGATCCGCAACTGTGTTTCATCGCCACGGACACCGAAGGCGTTATCGGTGTGGCGCAATGTTGGACCAGCTCATACATCAAGAATCTGGTGGTGCATCCGCGCGCTCAAGGCCGAGGTTTGGGTCGGGCATTGCTGCTCAATGCATTCAAGGTGTTTCAGCAAAGGCGCGAAGGATTTGTCGATTTAAAGGTGCTGGAAGATAACCTTCGGGCGCAGCGGCTGTATGAGAGTGCCGGGATGTATGTGGTTCGCCGTGAGTTGGTGCCCGACTGACCACCGCCATCGCTGGCTTGCCAGCGATGGCGGCCTCAAAGACAACTTTTTACCCTCAGGCATACTCCAACCTTGGTCATTACAAGGATGCCTCAACCATGAAAGCCATCACCCTCAGCCTGCTCTGCCTCACCGCCCTCGCCGCCCAGGCCCACGCCTCCAGCCCCGACGCCTGGGCCGCCTATGACAAAACAGTGCTCGCCAGTTGCACCAAAGCCAGCGGCCTGAAAAACGCCAAACCCGTCGGTACCCCCGCACAATTCGACGACCGCGTCGGCTACACCGCCGTGTTGCTGCAAGGCCAATACCCGCAAAAACACATGAAAGGCCAGCAAGGCAGCGAACTGTGCCTGTACAACAAAAAATCGAAAACCGCATTCGTCACGGAGTGGGACTCGATCCGACCGACCGCCAAAGCCCAGTGAATGGCGCATAACTTGCTTCGATCCGGTTCTGCACGGCGATTTTCTGCCGCCGATTCACACCCTGATTGAAGATTGATCGCTCAATGACTACAACGTTTTCCTGCGTAGGTTGCGGCAAATGCTGCACCGACCATCATGTCCCCCTGACCCTGGCCGAAGCCCGCATGTGGGCGGCGGATGGCGGCCAGGTCATCGTGCTGGCAGAGGCGTTCCTCGGCAATGGTCTGGGTTTGCCGGCGCAGCAACGTGAACACGCCGAGCGGCGTTCGGCGCTGGTACGCAGCGGCGCATCGGACGTGCATGTGGCGATCACCTTTGCCGCCTACAACGTCGGCCCTTGCCGGAATCTTGACGAAGACAAGCTGTGTCGCATCTACGAGCGTCGGCCTTTGGTGTGTCGGATTTATCCAGCGGAAATCAATCCGCATATCCCGCTTAACCCTGCAGCCAAGGATTGCCCGCCAGAGTCATGGGAACAGGGGCCGGCGCTGATCGTCGGTGGCGAATTGGTTGATCAGGAACTGATCGAACTGATTCAGCGCTCAAGACAGGCGGATCGCGATGACATTCGGCTCAAGGATGCGATTTGTGCCGCACTGGGGATTCGTACCACGGCGCTCAAGGGCGACGGGTTTACCGCGTACTTGCCGAATATGGACGCGTTTGCGGCGGTGATTGATCAGGTGAGTGCGCAGCCATTGAGCGAAGAGACCAGTGAATGGCTGTTTCATTTGTCCGGGGATGATGTGGCCGGGCAAATACTCGCGGCCGGCGCACGGGTGGTCACTGAGCCGGCGTTGACCTATGCGTTTATTTCGTTGCGGGCGGCTTGATCCGGAGTTTTTAGCGGGCTCACATCATTTGTGTACGACACAAATCCCTGTGGGAGCTGACTTGCCAGCGATGAGGCCGGCGAAGACAGCTTCAATCAATAAAATCAGCGCTTGCCCATCGAACGACGGGTGCCCGGCGGCGCCATGCCCGGTGTCTTGGTGTGGCCGTTCTTCGCGCCGTTCTTGTACCACGGCTGGTTCGAGCCTTTGGCAGCGGCCAATTCGCCCGGTTTGAACGGGAACTTGAACGCCGGGATCTCGGCTTTGGATTCGCTGGCGTCGGCCAGTTCAGCCGGGACATCGCTCACGGCGTCGTCAACCGGCGGTTGGATCGGGGAAGTCATGAAAGCTCCGCAAAACAAAAAAAGTCGCGCCCGGTAAGTGAGCCGCGAAGGCGCGCAGTATACCTGCGCGCCACGGGTCAGCACCTGAAGATTTGCACCGCACGCCGAACGGTTTACAGGTACTCGATGGTGACGATGCCTTTGTCGGTCGAGGTCTTCAACGCCTCAAAGGTCATGGTCATTGGCAGCTTTTCGCGGCTGCACGCGTTGCGGTAGGTGTCGACGTCAACCTTCAGACCGGGCGTGAGCTCGACTTGCCGGGACTCGCTGGAATTCAGTGCGCCAACTCGCCCGACTTCACAGCCGGAATCGACGATCTGACCGCTGAAACGGATCTCGCCGGAAGTGGTTTGAGGAGCGGCGCAGACCGTGAGCGGAAGCACGACAAACACACTGGAAATGACGATTTTGAGCTTCATGACAGGACACTCCCGTAGAGACCCGTGCAGTGATCGACTGGGCTATACACTTGTATCCGCTGCTGGGGGCGGATCTTGAGGAGCTTAGTAGGGGCAGCGCAGAAGAGTCCTGATTTGGGAATGATCAGTCCTTTTTTGGGACTGTTCCGTGGTGAGTTTGCATGTTGGTTCAAAGGTTAGTGATGTTGTGTCATTTCAGCCGTCTTCGCGAGCAGGCTCACTCCCACAATTGGAATGCTTACTCCTGTGGGAGCCAGCCTGCTGGCGAAGAACGATAACGCGGACTCAGGTCTGCGGATCAACCCGATCCAGCGCCCGGTTAACCGCCAGCTCGGCGAGCATGATGATCTGCTGGATCCCCAGCACCGTGTTGCGCTGCAAACCGCTCAGCTCATTGGCGAAATTGCTGGTCGCCGCACTGGCGGACGCTAAAGACTCACAGGCGTGGGCGAGCAGACTTTCGGTGTCGACGTTGGGGCAGACCATGAACATGGTGCTGGGTTTTCGTGGTTTAGGGGGATCTGGGCAGAGGTAAAAATCGAGGGCGCGTTTTATCGCTTCGTGGTTTTTGATGCGGTCTTCGGCGCGGATGGCGTCGGCGAGGGGGGTGGATGTTTCTGGTGGATCCGGGATTAATTTGTCCATCGAATGGGGGCTTCCAAGTAGTGGCGCCACTCGTTCCTGATCTCACTCGAAGAAGAGGTGGCAGCTATGTACGGGGTGAGATCACCGGGGATACCCCAAACCGGCCGGACCGAAGTCTGCCCGCACATAGCCG
The sequence above is drawn from the Pseudomonas sp. FP2196 genome and encodes:
- a CDS encoding DUF6124 family protein; protein product: MDKLIPDPPETSTPLADAIRAEDRIKNHEAIKRALDFYLCPDPPKPRKPSTMFMVCPNVDTESLLAHACESLASASAATSNFANELSGLQRNTVLGIQQIIMLAELAVNRALDRVDPQT
- a CDS encoding type 1 fimbrial protein: MKLKIVISSVFVVLPLTVCAAPQTTSGEIRFSGQIVDSGCEVGRVGALNSSESRQVELTPGLKVDVDTYRNACSREKLPMTMTFEALKTSTDKGIVTIEYL
- a CDS encoding chemotaxis protein CheV; translated protein: MSSTKARADSLSLLLFTLRSGKLMAINLLKVSEIIPCPPLTKMPESHPHVKGIATLRGASLSVIDLSRAIGERPLEDPNGGCLIVTDVSRSKQGLHVQAVSKIVHCLTTDIKPPPFGSGGSRAYITGVTSVDGTLVQVLDIEKVIHSIAPAQIEMAPTDLSMEDADVLGNARILVVDDSQVALQQSVHTLRNLGLQCHTARSAKEAIDCLLDLQGTAQQINLIVSDIEMSEMDGYAFTRTLRETPDFAHLYVLLHTSLDSAMNSEKARLAGANAVLTKFSSPELTQRLIEAAKHVAANGH
- a CDS encoding YkgJ family cysteine cluster protein — protein: MTTTFSCVGCGKCCTDHHVPLTLAEARMWAADGGQVIVLAEAFLGNGLGLPAQQREHAERRSALVRSGASDVHVAITFAAYNVGPCRNLDEDKLCRIYERRPLVCRIYPAEINPHIPLNPAAKDCPPESWEQGPALIVGGELVDQELIELIQRSRQADRDDIRLKDAICAALGIRTTALKGDGFTAYLPNMDAFAAVIDQVSAQPLSEETSEWLFHLSGDDVAGQILAAGARVVTEPALTYAFISLRAA
- a CDS encoding N-acetyltransferase codes for the protein MRRDLRADAPDICWPEGIEVSTYRPELANAVHQLMQLGYREGGGRVPALDVWQQRFESDPEYDPQLCFIATDTEGVIGVAQCWTSSYIKNLVVHPRAQGRGLGRALLLNAFKVFQQRREGFVDLKVLEDNLRAQRLYESAGMYVVRRELVPD